TCTGCGGCAGCGCTTCGCGCACCGGCTTCGGCAGGAAGTCCAGCGGACGCCGCCGGCCGTGGTCGTGGCCGGCGTTGCGCACCCAGTCGCGCAGGATGCGGTCTTCGTGCAGCGGGAGCGCGCCGAGGGAGCGGATGCGGGTGCGGAGGGAGGAGATGCGCATGAATCGCCCGTCGTTCCCGCGCAGGCGGGAACGACGGTGTTGTCTCAGTCGTTCTTGACGACGATCGTCGGGAACTTGGCGCTCATATCCTTCGCCTTGTCCGCCACCTTCACCGCCACCTTGCGCGCGATCTCTTTATAGAGGGTGGCCACGGCGCCGTCCGGGTCCGCGACGACGGTCGGGGTGCCGGAATCGGCCTGCTCGCGGATCGACAGCTGCAGCGGCAGCTTGCCCAGGAAGTCGACGCCGAAGTCGGCGCACATCTTCTCGCCGCCGCCTTCGCCGAAGATGGCTTCGGTATGGCCGCAGTTCGAGCAGATGTGGGTGCTCATGTTTTCCACCACGCCGAGGATCGGGATGCCGACCTTCTCGAACATCTTCAGGCCCTTGCGCGCGTCCAGCAGGGCGATGTCCTGCGGGGTGGTGACGATCACCGCGCCCGTCACCGGCACCTTCTGGGACAGGGTCAGCTGGATGTCGCCGGTCCCCGGCGGCATGTCGACGACCAGGTAATCCAGTTCGCGCCAGTTGGTCTGCTCCAGCAGCTGCTGCAGGGCCTGGGTCACCATCGGGCCGCGCCAGACCATCGGCTCGTCCGGGTCGATCAGGAAGCCGATCGACGAGACCTGCACGCCGTGGTTCTCGAGCGGCTCCATGGTCTTGCCGTCCAGGCTCTGCGGACGGCCGTTAATGCCCAGCATGGTTGGCTGCGAAGGGCCGTAGATGTCGGCATCCAGCACGCCGACGCTGGCGCCCTCGGCCGCCAGGGCCAGCGCCAGGTTGACGGCCGTGGTCGATTTGCCGACCCCGCCCTTGCCGGAGGCGACGGCGATGATGTTCTTCACGTTCGGCATCACCTTCAGGCCGC
This window of the Massilia sp. WG5 genome carries:
- the apbC gene encoding iron-sulfur cluster carrier protein ApbC, which gives rise to MSITAEDVKAALAAVNDPNTNKDYVSTRSVKNIQVDGGNVALDIELGYPAKSQFALVRSAVIEAVRKLPGVQNVSVNVTSKILSHTVQRGLKVMPNVKNIIAVASGKGGVGKSTTAVNLALALAAEGASVGVLDADIYGPSQPTMLGINGRPQSLDGKTMEPLENHGVQVSSIGFLIDPDEPMVWRGPMVTQALQQLLEQTNWRELDYLVVDMPPGTGDIQLTLSQKVPVTGAVIVTTPQDIALLDARKGLKMFEKVGIPILGVVENMSTHICSNCGHTEAIFGEGGGEKMCADFGVDFLGKLPLQLSIREQADSGTPTVVADPDGAVATLYKEIARKVAVKVADKAKDMSAKFPTIVVKND